The DNA sequence CCGTGGGCGAAGTGGCCGCCCTTGGACTGCCACGTGCTGCGGTTCCGGGGGGTCTTGGCGACCGCTGCGGCGGTGGCGAGCGGCTTGCCCGCGGGCCAGGTGTCGGCGATGCCGTGGGCGCGCATCGCTGCCAGCAGCTTGCGGAAGTTCGGCTTGCCCGCCGGGTCGAATCCGTTCGTCCACGGGGAGGCGGCACGGCCGAGGACCTCGACCTGGATGCACACCTTGCCTTCGCGGTTGGTGCGGCGGGAGCCGTCGTTCTGCAGCGCCCGTGCGGACTGGGTGAGCGGCCCGAACTGGCCGAGCTTGTCAGAGATGGGGTCGTAGATGACCTGAGGTTCGGAGGCGACCCGGATCAGGTAGAGGGCGACCGAGTTGAAGTAGGCGTCGCCGGCCGGGGACTCGGTGGTGTGCCAGACCGCGCGGGGCGGGTTGCCGGGGTAGTCCATGGCGCCGCCGATGGACTGGTCACCGAACTTGACGACTCCGTCGATGTAGGCGGGCCCGGACGACAGGGTGCGCGGCTCGTCGGCGGTCTTGGCGCGCTTGGGTTCCGGGTCGGGCTGGTGGACGCGGTACTCGGTGGCCCCGTCGGGCACGTACACGTCCAGGTCACCGTCGTCGCGGAGCACCATGAACGCGCCCTCGACGTGGGGGTGGTCCCGTACGAAGCGGGGGGAGGTGTCGAGCGCGGCGATGGCCCGGACCTCGTCCACGTGCTCCTGCGTGCAGGTGCCGTGGTAGGTGGTGGTGACCTGCCCGGAGTCGGCGTCCAGGTGGTCGATGGCGACGTGGAAGGCGGTCATCGGGAGGCGTCCAATCGAGGCTGTACGACGTCGATGTCGTGGCGGAGGGCCTGGTAGAGGGCGAGTGACATACGAAAGTCGCCGTGGTCGGCCCAGGAGGAGGACCAGGAGTTCCGTATGCGGAGCACGGTGCGTGCGTAGTCGAGGTCGCCGTCGGGTCGGTAGGTGACGTGCTCGAGCGCGGTCACGCACACTTCGTGGCCGCCGGCGATGGGCGAGTCCTGCCAGTTGGGAAGGTCGTCCAGCAGGGCATGCTTGCCGGGCGGGGTGAAGAACTCCTCGTACCAGGGCATGCCGATCAGGAGGGGCCCGGTCTGGAGGTCGCGGCAGAGTTCCTCGGCGGTGGTGGCGTGCCCGTACTGGTCGATAAGGCCGCGGCCGCGCAACGCTTTGGCGACGCCGAGGCCGGAGGAGCCGCAGTCCTGGTCGGGCCAGGCCGAGTCGTGCCACTGGTCGCGGTGGGTGGCGTCGCTGTAGAGGCCGATAGCCCACGATTCGGCGGCGGCCGGGTCGGTGACGTCCAGGCCGGCGGCCGCCAGCTCGTCGGCGGTGTGAAGGATGGAGATGAGGGCCGTGGCCGCGTTGGCGGTGCAGGACCCGAGGGCGTCCACGTCGCCGACACCTTCGACCAGGGTGGAGGTGCGGATGCCCTGGGCGAGGAGGTCCTGCTGGTTGAGGACGGGAACCTTGGGTGCCCATTCCACGGGGTGGATGGGTTCGCCGGTGTAGCGGCGCCGGTAGGCGAGGCTGCGGGGGTCCAGGACGAGGTGCCTGCCGAGGGCAGGGGTGACCTCGTATTCGTGAATGGTCAGGTCGGGCACAGGCCCGTACTCCTGGATCTCCCCGCGCCCAGGTTTGATGGTGGCGGACCACTAGGTGTGGTCGTCCCTCGGGGGCGGATCTGCGGGCGGAGGGTCGCCCGTTGATCTCAGGCTACGGCCTGCGGGGTGGGGTGTTCCCCCTGCTCATTCCTCGATGGGCTGGGGGTCGAGTTTCTGCGCGGTGAGGATGGTGCAGTCTTTGCCGC is a window from the Streptomyces seoulensis genome containing:
- a CDS encoding peptidoglycan-binding protein; protein product: MTAFHVAIDHLDADSGQVTTTYHGTCTQEHVDEVRAIAALDTSPRFVRDHPHVEGAFMVLRDDGDLDVYVPDGATEYRVHQPDPEPKRAKTADEPRTLSSGPAYIDGVVKFGDQSIGGAMDYPGNPPRAVWHTTESPAGDAYFNSVALYLIRVASEPQVIYDPISDKLGQFGPLTQSARALQNDGSRRTNREGKVCIQVEVLGRAASPWTNGFDPAGKPNFRKLLAAMRAHGIADTWPAGKPLATAAAVAKTPRNRSTWQSKGGHFAHGQVPGQTHWDPGAINTDIVPGQPSTAPAPSKPSPSALQYEPFPGAGFFHGGRHSPIITAMGRRLVAVGCGKYRSGPGPNWTTVDRDSYAAWQRKLGYTGTAADGIPGKASWDKLRVPKV